ACAGATACGCTTCGTCCATTATCCCTCAAAATGATTGCAGAAAAATGTGGGGTTCATGAGTCAACGGTTAGCAGATCATCCAGAAACAAATATGTTCAAACCCCCTATGGATTATTTGAGATTAAGCACTTTTTCACAAACGCTGTTCAACTCTCCGATGGTGAGATTACGTCTTCTTACGTAGTTAGGAAAAAAATAAAGGATCTTATTGATGAGGAATCGTATGACCGACCTCTTTCTGATCAACAGTTGGCTAATATACTCAAAGGCCAACATATCCAAATTTCGAGAAGGACAGTTACTAAGTATCGAGAGCAGCTCGATATTCCTTCTTCTGTGATACGAAAAAAAATAAAAAGAAATAAGGCATCGCATTGACGCGATGCCTTTTGGATTCTAAGAAATGTCATACATTTTGCATTTATCATACATACTTGTTTTTCCAATTCCAAGTAATTTAGCTGCCTCTTGTTTATTGCCTTTTGTTAGCACAAGTGCCTGTCTAATAGCCTTTATTTCAGCATCCTCAACAGTTTCTTTTAATGGCTTAATAGTTTGAGAGGAAGTGCTAGAAAAGTAATCTCTCCCCTTTGGAGTATATTCTTCAAGATCACTTAAATACAAAGGAAGATGTGCAAGTTCTATTTGCCTTCCGTCTAAAACATTGATTGCTCTTTCCAAAACATTTTCTAACTCTCGTACATTCCCTGGCCATGAATGCTGTAGTAGTCTTTGCTCTACTTCATGTGAAAGCATCGTTCCTTTTTTATAAAACCTTTTTTCAATTTTACGAAGTAATTGACTGGCGATTGGCAGGATATCTTCCTTTCTTTCACGAAGAGGGGGGATTTCAATCTGAATAACATTTAATCGATAGTAAAGATCTCTTCGAAACGTTCCTTCCTCCACCTTCTTCATCAAATTCTGATTTGTTGCTGCTAAAATTCGAAGGTTGATGGGAATTGTTTTGTTCCCTCCAATTGGAATAATTTCTTTTTCTTGGATAGCTCTAAGCATTTTGCTTTGCATTGAAAAAGGCATATCCCCTATTTCATCAAGAAAAATCGAACCATTGTTAGCTACTTTTAAAAGACCTTCCTTTCCACCTTTTTTTGCTCCCGTAAAGGCACCATCTTCGTAACCAAATAGTTCAGATTCAAAAAGATCTTCAGGAATCGAGGCGCAGTTAATAGCTACAAATGGTTGTTTTTTTCTCTTACTATTTTGGTGAATAGCATGGGCAAATAGTTCCTTTCCTGTTCCTGATTCACCTGTGATTAGGATGGAAGAATTACTAGCAGCAACTCTTTCAGCGAATTTCTTAGTGGATAAAAAAACCGGACTTTCTCCTACAAGATCATGAAATCCATACTTACTTGTCAACTCTTTTACAATTTTATCCTTATAAAAGTTTAATTCTTCTATTAGGCTTTGCATTTTATTGTTGTAATCTCGTACATTCTCTGGATCAGGAAAGATAACC
This DNA window, taken from Bacillaceae bacterium S4-13-56, encodes the following:
- a CDS encoding sigma 54-interacting transcriptional regulator translates to MLSREMKGLPPEWLEEIINLSILRLVVVDTEGIIVYINSTYCDFLGTTMEQAIGKHVQEVIENTRMHIVVKTGQAEIEDLQPINGSVMVANRYPLVIDDEIVGALGTVIFPDPENVRDYNNKMQSLIEELNFYKDKIVKELTSKYGFHDLVGESPVFLSTKKFAERVAASNSSILITGESGTGKELFAHAIHQNSKRKKQPFVAINCASIPEDLFESELFGYEDGAFTGAKKGGKEGLLKVANNGSIFLDEIGDMPFSMQSKMLRAIQEKEIIPIGGNKTIPINLRILAATNQNLMKKVEEGTFRRDLYYRLNVIQIEIPPLRERKEDILPIASQLLRKIEKRFYKKGTMLSHEVEQRLLQHSWPGNVRELENVLERAINVLDGRQIELAHLPLYLSDLEEYTPKGRDYFSSTSSQTIKPLKETVEDAEIKAIRQALVLTKGNKQEAAKLLGIGKTSMYDKCKMYDIS